A window of Verrucomicrobiia bacterium contains these coding sequences:
- the araA gene encoding L-arabinose isomerase, giving the protein MIDLNQLEVWFVTGSQHLYGPETLKKVAAHSQEIASALDGSSPIPVRVAFKRVVKTSADALTLCQEANSSPSCIGLVTWCHTFSPSKMWIQGLKLLRKPIVHLHTQHNRDIPWSSIDMDFMNLNQAAHGDREHGFIMSRMRIERKIIVGHWQSAALHQQLGAWSRAAAAWHDWQGAKFCRFGDNMREVAVTEGDKVAAQIQFGYSVNGFGVGDLAKQVKAVADRDIERLVSEYEARYVVAPKLRKKGPMRQSLQEAARIELGLHAFLSSGGFKGFTTTFEDLHGLAQLPGVSVQRLMANGFGFGAEGDWKTCALVRAMKVMGIGLKGGTSFMEDYTYHLDPKQSLVLGAHMLEICPTIARSKPSLEVHPLSIGGKADPVRLVFDTAPGPAINASIIDLGNRFRMLANEVEVVAPDKPLPKLPVARALWIPKPSLEIGAAAWIQAGGAHHTGFSQAVTTEMLEDFARMAGIEMVVIDPSTRLRTFKQELNWNEAYYSLSRGWLG; this is encoded by the coding sequence ATGATCGATCTCAACCAGCTCGAAGTTTGGTTCGTCACCGGCAGCCAGCATCTTTACGGTCCGGAAACCCTCAAGAAAGTCGCAGCGCATTCGCAAGAGATAGCCTCGGCGCTGGATGGCTCGTCACCCATCCCGGTCCGGGTTGCCTTCAAGCGGGTGGTGAAGACATCTGCCGACGCCCTGACCCTGTGCCAGGAAGCCAATAGCTCTCCTAGTTGCATCGGACTGGTTACGTGGTGTCACACCTTTTCACCCTCCAAGATGTGGATTCAAGGACTGAAATTGCTGCGCAAACCGATTGTTCACCTGCACACCCAGCACAATCGCGATATCCCCTGGTCCTCCATCGACATGGATTTCATGAACCTCAACCAGGCCGCCCACGGCGACCGCGAGCATGGGTTCATCATGAGCCGGATGCGCATCGAGCGGAAAATAATCGTGGGCCATTGGCAAAGCGCCGCCCTTCACCAACAGCTTGGCGCCTGGTCCCGGGCCGCAGCCGCCTGGCATGACTGGCAGGGCGCGAAGTTTTGCCGGTTCGGCGACAACATGCGCGAAGTGGCCGTCACCGAGGGGGACAAAGTCGCGGCCCAAATCCAGTTCGGCTACTCGGTAAACGGGTTTGGTGTGGGCGATTTGGCAAAGCAGGTCAAAGCGGTGGCCGACCGGGACATCGAGCGGCTCGTCTCGGAATATGAAGCGCGCTACGTGGTCGCGCCGAAGTTGCGCAAGAAGGGCCCCATGCGCCAGTCGCTTCAGGAAGCCGCCCGCATCGAGTTGGGACTTCACGCGTTTCTGTCCTCAGGCGGCTTTAAAGGCTTTACCACCACATTCGAAGACTTGCACGGCTTGGCGCAACTGCCCGGCGTTTCTGTCCAGCGCCTGATGGCCAATGGATTTGGCTTTGGCGCTGAAGGGGACTGGAAGACTTGTGCTCTGGTCCGCGCGATGAAAGTCATGGGAATTGGCCTCAAGGGCGGCACGTCTTTCATGGAGGATTACACGTATCATCTGGACCCAAAACAGTCTCTGGTGTTAGGCGCGCACATGCTCGAGATATGTCCCACCATCGCCCGCAGCAAACCATCACTCGAAGTCCACCCCCTCAGCATCGGCGGTAAGGCTGACCCGGTCCGATTGGTCTTCGACACTGCGCCCGGGCCCGCCATTAATGCCTCGATCATTGACCTGGGCAATCGCTTCCGCATGCTCGCCAACGAGGTGGAAGTGGTCGCTCCCGACAAACCTCTGCCCAAACTCCCGGTTGCCCGCGCACTCTGGATTCCAAAACCCAGCCTGGAAATTGGGGCTGCAGCCTGGATTCAAGCCGGCGGCGCCCACCATACCGGCTTCAGCCAGGCTGTCACGACCGAGATGCTTGAAGACTTCGCCAGGATGGCCGGCATTGAAATGGTTGTCATCGACCCGAGCACGCGGCTGCGGACCTTCAAACAAGAACTCAACTGGAATGAGGCCTATTACAGCCTCTCCAGGGGATGGCTTGGCTGA
- a CDS encoding FAD-linked oxidase C-terminal domain-containing protein: protein MNLPARLRAVLPADELSFDPAVLASHSGDKWFATHRPDAVALPRTTRSVSVLLRFANRHRIPVTPRGAGYGYVGGCVPARGGIVLSLERMNRIKEISVADFVAVVEPGVTTQKLQDAVEKRGLFYPPDPASRANSAIGGNIATNAGGPRCLKYGVTRDYVLGIEVVLAGGAVVRLGGRTHKNKTGFELHRLFVGSEGLLGVVTEATLKLLPLPPYRACLAVGFSSMRAAARCVRGILDAGLLPAALELADSFTLAAAYRRLTQLAICEPQPTAQPSSTIRRLRNCRAHLIVELDGQIRSVKSEAGQLKQLLARFRPLFLETGLGSNRCEEMWQIRREFSYALRDTGLTKLNEDIVVPRGRLEDLFAFAARLQNKHDVAVACFGHAGDGNIHTNIMVDFNQPGAKQRSKAALDDLFGQVLAWGGAITGEHGIGLAKLPWWPKAVSKEARALHRTIKHALDPKGILNPGKFL, encoded by the coding sequence TTGAACCTCCCTGCACGACTTCGAGCCGTCCTCCCAGCGGACGAACTCAGCTTCGACCCGGCTGTGCTGGCCAGTCACTCAGGAGACAAATGGTTCGCTACGCACCGGCCTGATGCGGTTGCTTTGCCCCGGACCACCCGCTCGGTTTCGGTCTTGCTGCGCTTTGCCAATCGCCATCGGATTCCGGTTACCCCTCGAGGCGCCGGTTATGGGTATGTGGGAGGGTGCGTCCCGGCCCGCGGCGGTATTGTGCTCTCCCTCGAACGGATGAATCGGATTAAGGAAATTTCCGTTGCCGATTTTGTTGCGGTGGTCGAACCGGGGGTCACCACTCAAAAGCTCCAGGATGCTGTGGAAAAACGCGGCCTGTTTTATCCCCCCGACCCAGCCAGCAGGGCCAATAGCGCCATTGGCGGCAACATTGCCACCAACGCCGGCGGCCCGCGCTGCCTTAAATATGGCGTCACGCGCGATTATGTCCTGGGCATCGAGGTCGTCCTGGCCGGCGGCGCCGTGGTTCGCCTCGGTGGCCGAACGCACAAGAATAAAACCGGTTTTGAACTGCACCGGCTATTCGTCGGCTCCGAAGGGTTGCTTGGCGTGGTGACCGAGGCCACATTGAAACTCCTCCCGCTGCCTCCATATCGGGCTTGTCTGGCTGTTGGTTTTTCTTCAATGCGCGCTGCCGCGCGCTGTGTACGCGGGATTTTAGACGCCGGCCTTCTGCCCGCCGCGCTGGAATTGGCTGATTCTTTTACGCTCGCGGCGGCTTACCGCCGCCTCACCCAACTCGCCATTTGCGAGCCGCAGCCCACGGCTCAGCCTTCCAGCACCATCCGGCGGCTGCGCAATTGCAGAGCGCATCTGATCGTGGAACTTGATGGCCAGATCCGCTCCGTCAAAAGCGAGGCTGGTCAGTTGAAACAACTACTCGCGCGATTCCGGCCACTGTTCCTGGAAACCGGCCTTGGTTCCAATCGGTGCGAGGAGATGTGGCAAATCCGGCGGGAATTCTCCTACGCTTTGCGCGACACCGGGCTCACCAAGCTCAACGAGGATATCGTGGTTCCGCGCGGACGGCTCGAAGACCTGTTTGCCTTTGCCGCCCGTTTGCAGAACAAGCACGACGTTGCCGTTGCGTGTTTTGGCCATGCCGGGGACGGCAACATCCACACCAATATCATGGTTGATTTCAACCAACCTGGGGCAAAACAGCGCAGCAAGGCTGCCCTGGATGACCTGTTCGGCCAGGTGCTGGCCTGGGGCGGGGCCATTACGGGTGAGCATGGCATTGGCCTGGCCAAATTGCCTTGGTGGCCGAAGGCTGTCTCGAAAGAAGCGCGCGCATTACACCGGACCATTAAGCACGCGCTCGATCCAAAGGGGATACTTAACCCGGGCAAGTTCCTGTAG
- a CDS encoding TRAM domain-containing protein, whose product MMALWVIRILFLALCTLGGYAISQVREEFVIVSNGALLGMVIGFGFGWLMIAIDEMLKGFSLRAFSATTFGLLLGTVVALLIDHSGLFERADEMHRWIIRLCLFLSFSYIGIVLAMRSNKEDFSLIIPYVRFAPQNKPDNLLLLDTSAIIDGRVADLIEANFIEGLIVVPRFVLKELQQIADSNDPVKRARGRRGLEMLNRIQRNNRNEVKIHDGDFPDETGVDAKLVRLARNLKAKLYTNDFNLGKIAELQSVNYVNLHELAKSLRTVLLPGEVLSLRIVREGKDKGQGVGYLPDGTMVVVNRAQPCIGQQVEAQVQSLLQTGAGVIVFAELKQPLPAVPAA is encoded by the coding sequence ATGATGGCGCTCTGGGTAATCCGCATCCTCTTTCTGGCCCTGTGTACACTGGGGGGCTACGCCATCAGCCAGGTCCGCGAGGAGTTCGTAATCGTTTCCAATGGCGCCCTCCTGGGGATGGTTATCGGATTCGGCTTCGGCTGGCTGATGATAGCGATTGATGAGATGCTCAAGGGGTTTTCGTTGCGGGCCTTTTCAGCCACCACTTTCGGCCTGCTCCTGGGCACGGTGGTGGCCCTGCTCATCGACCACTCGGGCCTCTTCGAGCGGGCTGACGAGATGCACCGCTGGATCATCCGCCTGTGCCTGTTCCTGAGCTTCAGTTATATTGGCATCGTGCTGGCCATGCGCAGCAACAAGGAGGATTTTTCCCTCATTATTCCCTATGTCCGTTTTGCGCCCCAAAACAAACCGGACAACCTCCTGCTGCTGGACACCAGTGCCATCATTGACGGGCGCGTGGCGGACTTAATCGAGGCCAATTTTATCGAGGGCCTCATAGTGGTTCCGCGATTTGTTCTCAAGGAGCTTCAACAAATTGCCGATTCCAATGACCCCGTCAAACGCGCCCGGGGCCGGCGCGGCCTCGAGATGCTTAACCGCATCCAGCGGAACAACCGCAACGAAGTCAAAATCCACGACGGCGATTTTCCCGACGAAACGGGGGTCGATGCCAAACTGGTGCGGCTGGCGCGCAATCTCAAGGCCAAGCTCTATACCAACGATTTTAACCTGGGCAAGATTGCCGAACTGCAATCGGTTAACTACGTGAACTTGCACGAGTTGGCCAAATCCTTGCGCACGGTGTTGCTGCCGGGCGAAGTGCTCTCGTTGCGAATCGTGCGCGAGGGCAAAGATAAAGGCCAGGGCGTCGGCTACCTGCCCGATGGTACCATGGTGGTCGTCAATCGCGCCCAACCCTGCATCGGCCAGCAGGTCGAGGCCCAGGTGCAGAGCCTGCTCCAGACGGGCGCCGGGGTGATTGTATTCGCCGAACTCAAACAGCCCCTTCCGGCTGTCCCTGCAGCTTGA
- a CDS encoding MlaD family protein: MSKSRLELRVGVFVAIGLVLLAALLLEFSKGMTFFRPTYDIYLRASNVGGLKVRAGVLMSGVQVGTVSDIALANNGKSVTITLRIFAQYKVYKDALFVIEQSGFLGDQYVAIEPTDNKAPPFKNGDVARAEAPFNLQEFTRSASGFIMRIDETVKRLNAALSEVTGTLLNPQTLTNLSLTAANLRAVSDRALTTVGNIDGLVNSNSLSVSESVSNLSLFSGQLNQFAGDLRGLVQSNRTEIHAAVKNVETSTEVLKSVMTDMRAGKGLAGNLLENQQLAAKMTQIADNLSITSSNLNRLGLWGVLWRHKPPRTNAPAGPAAPITAPKNPFD; encoded by the coding sequence ATGAGTAAATCGCGGCTTGAATTGAGAGTGGGCGTGTTTGTGGCTATCGGCCTGGTGCTGCTGGCAGCGCTGCTGCTGGAGTTCAGCAAGGGAATGACTTTCTTCCGCCCAACCTACGATATTTACCTGCGCGCGAGCAATGTCGGCGGCTTAAAGGTCAGGGCAGGCGTCCTGATGTCAGGCGTGCAGGTGGGCACCGTGTCTGACATTGCGCTGGCCAATAATGGCAAGAGCGTCACCATCACTTTGCGAATCTTTGCGCAGTATAAGGTTTACAAAGACGCCCTGTTTGTCATCGAGCAATCCGGCTTTTTAGGCGATCAATACGTCGCCATCGAACCTACCGACAACAAAGCCCCCCCATTCAAGAACGGAGATGTAGCCCGAGCCGAGGCGCCCTTTAACCTGCAGGAGTTTACCCGCTCCGCCAGCGGGTTCATCATGCGTATCGATGAGACAGTCAAAAGGCTCAATGCCGCCCTGAGCGAGGTCACCGGCACTCTGCTCAATCCGCAAACCCTCACCAATCTCTCGCTGACCGCAGCCAATCTGCGCGCAGTCTCAGACCGCGCCCTCACGACGGTAGGCAACATCGATGGCTTGGTAAATTCGAACAGCTTGTCCGTTTCCGAGTCGGTCAGCAACCTGTCGCTCTTTTCGGGCCAACTCAACCAGTTCGCCGGAGACCTTCGCGGGTTGGTCCAAAGCAACCGCACCGAAATCCACGCAGCGGTGAAAAATGTTGAAACCTCGACAGAAGTGTTGAAATCTGTGATGACTGACATGCGGGCAGGGAAGGGGTTGGCCGGGAACCTGCTCGAAAACCAGCAACTAGCGGCTAAAATGACGCAAATCGCCGATAACTTGAGCATTACCAGCAGCAACCTGAATCGTCTTGGATTGTGGGGCGTCTTGTGGCGTCACAAACCGCCCCGGACCAATGCCCCGGCGGGGCCAGCCGCCCCAATCACCGCCCCCAAGAACCCTTTTGATTAA
- a CDS encoding ABC transporter ATP-binding protein has protein sequence MIEVRQLSKSFGNHKILDGVSFQIEKGESVVIIGRSGGGKSVLLKHLIALLKPDSGEVLIEGENIVPLDERQLLRIRHKFGMLFQSAALFDSMTVAENIGFAFRRDRSLPESEVARKVAHVLDLVDLPGIEQKNPSELSGGMRKRVGLARAIIYEPEIVLYDEPTTGLDPIVSDSIDKLMLRVRDLLNVTTVVVTHDMRSARRLGQRILMLHEKRIYTTGTAEEIFASQDPIVRQFVEGVSDDGPAQL, from the coding sequence ATGATTGAGGTGCGTCAGTTGAGCAAAAGCTTTGGGAACCATAAAATCCTTGATGGCGTCAGTTTCCAGATCGAAAAGGGCGAATCAGTCGTCATCATTGGACGGAGCGGCGGCGGCAAGAGCGTGCTGCTCAAGCATCTGATTGCGCTGCTCAAGCCTGATTCAGGCGAGGTCTTGATTGAGGGCGAAAATATCGTGCCTCTGGACGAGCGGCAACTCCTGCGTATCCGTCACAAATTCGGGATGCTCTTCCAAAGCGCCGCCTTGTTCGACTCGATGACCGTCGCCGAGAATATCGGATTTGCGTTCCGGCGGGACCGCTCGCTGCCCGAGAGCGAGGTTGCCAGGAAAGTGGCCCATGTGCTGGACTTGGTTGATTTGCCAGGAATCGAGCAGAAGAATCCCTCCGAGCTTTCGGGCGGCATGCGCAAACGGGTCGGGCTGGCCCGAGCGATTATTTATGAGCCGGAGATTGTATTGTATGATGAACCCACAACCGGCCTCGACCCAATCGTCTCGGATAGCATCGATAAGCTCATGCTCCGGGTGCGCGATCTGCTCAATGTCACCACCGTCGTCGTCACCCATGATATGCGCAGCGCCCGCCGGCTCGGCCAGCGGATTCTCATGCTGCATGAAAAAAGGATTTATACGACCGGAACGGCCGAGGAGATTTTTGCGTCGCAAGACCCCATCGTTCGGCAGTTTGTTGAGGGGGTCTCGGACGACGGACCAGCACAATTATAG
- a CDS encoding ABC transporter permease, which produces MSFWGKWISDWLEGLGQLTLLTKDTMASLLTFKVAWRDLLYQIYFVGVKSQSVVLITGAFTGMVLAAQTYLQFHKVKMDTATLAVVSVSMCSELGPVLTGLMVAGRVGAAIAAELGTMKVTEQIDALRTLATHPVDYLVVPRLLALHAALPLLTAESITVGICAGYLVGVYLYGVDPTYLWYNMIKYTGVIDVAVGLIKALIFGGIIAIVGCYKGMFCGEGAEGVGRATTEAVVYSSITILITNFFLTLVLGKIFHTV; this is translated from the coding sequence ATGAGTTTCTGGGGTAAGTGGATTTCCGATTGGCTCGAAGGACTGGGGCAGTTGACGCTGTTGACCAAAGACACAATGGCCTCGCTGCTGACCTTCAAAGTTGCCTGGAGGGACCTGTTGTACCAAATCTACTTCGTCGGAGTCAAATCGCAGTCGGTCGTCCTGATTACCGGCGCCTTCACCGGGATGGTGCTGGCGGCTCAAACGTATCTGCAGTTTCACAAGGTCAAAATGGATACCGCGACCCTGGCGGTCGTGAGTGTGTCGATGTGCAGCGAACTGGGCCCTGTTCTGACCGGGTTGATGGTAGCGGGCCGAGTGGGAGCAGCCATTGCGGCGGAGTTGGGTACCATGAAGGTCACCGAACAGATCGACGCGCTGCGAACTCTGGCGACGCATCCGGTGGATTACCTGGTGGTGCCCAGGCTGCTGGCGCTGCATGCCGCCCTGCCGCTGCTAACTGCAGAATCCATCACCGTGGGCATCTGTGCGGGCTATTTGGTTGGAGTTTACTTGTACGGCGTCGATCCCACCTATCTCTGGTACAACATGATTAAATACACCGGCGTCATCGATGTCGCCGTTGGACTCATAAAGGCCCTCATTTTTGGCGGGATTATTGCCATTGTCGGGTGTTACAAGGGCATGTTTTGCGGCGAAGGGGCCGAGGGCGTTGGACGCGCAACAACCGAAGCGGTCGTTTATTCGTCCATCACGATTTTGATCACCAATTTCTTCCTGACTCTGGTCCTGGGGAAGATTTTTCATACCGTGTAA
- a CDS encoding NAD(P)H-dependent glycerol-3-phosphate dehydrogenase: MNITILGAGAWGTALARLLYQGGNQITLWGHKPEWLHEIRQTHRNERFLPGIDLPADLLLEPGLPEAVDRAECVVVAVPSQPFRQVTLQLKHYSGPLVSVTKGIEYDTGLTMCGILAQNAPQAKCAALSGPSFAIEVARDIPTAIVAASEDPTTAALVQTLFSRPTFRVYTGQDVLGVELGGALKNVIALAAGVSDGLGFGDNSKAALVTRAVVEIRRLGIACGAEPETFTGLSGLGDLMVTCFSRLSRNRGFGERVGRGEKPADIAAGMVAVAEGYPTARSAYQLARKHRVVTPVIDEVFAMLYEQKNVAQAVRDLMTRDLKPES; encoded by the coding sequence ATGAACATCACCATACTGGGCGCAGGCGCATGGGGGACAGCCTTGGCGCGTCTTCTTTACCAGGGAGGAAATCAAATCACCCTCTGGGGTCACAAACCCGAGTGGTTGCATGAAATCCGCCAGACCCACCGTAATGAGCGCTTTTTGCCGGGGATTGATCTGCCGGCGGATTTGCTGCTCGAACCGGGCCTACCGGAGGCCGTTGATCGAGCGGAATGTGTTGTCGTGGCTGTGCCGTCCCAGCCCTTTCGCCAGGTGACCCTTCAGTTGAAACATTACTCCGGCCCGCTCGTCAGCGTCACAAAAGGAATCGAATACGATACAGGGCTGACCATGTGCGGCATTCTGGCTCAAAACGCGCCGCAAGCCAAATGCGCGGCGCTTTCAGGGCCCAGCTTCGCAATCGAGGTCGCCCGGGACATACCCACCGCCATCGTTGCCGCCAGCGAGGACCCCACCACCGCCGCGCTGGTCCAGACTCTGTTCAGCCGGCCCACTTTCCGCGTTTATACCGGCCAAGACGTCCTCGGGGTCGAGCTGGGTGGCGCTCTCAAGAATGTCATCGCTTTGGCTGCAGGCGTTAGCGACGGGCTGGGTTTTGGGGACAATTCCAAGGCGGCGCTTGTGACACGCGCTGTTGTGGAAATCCGCCGCTTGGGCATAGCCTGCGGCGCCGAGCCCGAGACTTTCACCGGTTTAAGCGGGTTGGGCGATCTCATGGTCACGTGCTTCTCGCGACTGAGCCGCAACCGCGGGTTTGGGGAGCGTGTTGGCCGTGGAGAAAAGCCTGCGGACATCGCAGCCGGCATGGTGGCCGTGGCAGAAGGCTATCCCACCGCGCGTTCGGCCTACCAACTGGCCCGCAAACACCGGGTCGTCACCCCGGTCATCGACGAGGTCTTCGCCATGCTCTATGAGCAGAAAAATGTCGCCCAGGCTGTGCGGGACCTCATGACGCGCGATTTAAAGCCCGAAAGCTGA
- the plsY gene encoding glycerol-3-phosphate 1-O-acyltransferase PlsY, producing the protein MVGYCLCALIGYLLGSIPSGFLAGKTRGIDIRKTGSGNIGATNVFRTQGMLAGILVLLADAFKGWVAVTLAAGVICNSLYPAASPLEREWFEITAGLSAILGHNYTCWLGFRGGKGIATSAGVLAALVPLALIIILVIWAVVLLLTCYVSLASMIASFALPFAAWLTGRSTNLIVVTAAMAALAIFKHKSNIQRLLNGTENRFGRKGQPAGGHSPESTS; encoded by the coding sequence ATTGTTGGCTATTGCCTCTGCGCGCTTATTGGATATTTGCTGGGCTCGATCCCAAGCGGGTTCTTGGCCGGCAAAACTCGGGGCATTGACATTCGCAAAACAGGCAGCGGCAATATTGGAGCGACCAATGTGTTTCGGACCCAGGGCATGCTTGCCGGGATTCTTGTATTGCTGGCAGATGCTTTTAAGGGGTGGGTGGCAGTCACCCTGGCGGCGGGGGTCATTTGCAACAGTCTGTATCCGGCGGCTTCACCGCTCGAACGGGAGTGGTTCGAAATCACGGCGGGTTTGTCGGCGATTCTGGGTCACAATTACACCTGCTGGCTTGGCTTCCGTGGCGGCAAAGGCATCGCCACCTCAGCCGGCGTCCTGGCGGCCCTGGTCCCTTTGGCTTTGATCATTATCCTGGTTATTTGGGCTGTCGTGTTGCTCCTCACCTGCTATGTTTCCCTGGCTTCGATGATTGCCTCGTTTGCCCTTCCCTTTGCTGCCTGGTTGACCGGGCGAAGCACCAATCTCATCGTCGTGACGGCCGCTATGGCTGCCTTGGCCATTTTTAAACACAAATCCAACATCCAACGCCTGCTCAACGGGACCGAGAACCGCTTTGGCCGCAAGGGCCAGCCCGCGGGAGGGCACTCGCCCGAATCCACCTCATGA
- a CDS encoding amidohydrolase produces MDTTQPIAEAVAILGNRIATVGSTAETQTLAGPRTRTIDAGGNTLLPGFNDSHVHFLAGGFSLGNVDLRQTLSLDELADGVRDYAARLPKGSWILGGDWDHEKWPGAPLPTKAVIDAVLRDYPVFINRLDGHMALANSLALRFAGITKQTPDPPGGVIVRDCASGEPTGLLKDAAQSLVERVIPEKTFEEKRAAALAATRHAAQAGVTSLTDVSAGEDVGLYQFMAQRGELKTRIYALHSIVSWDVLAKAGVRAAFGGDMLRFGGLKGFADGSLGSSTALFFEGYSDAPENRGLLFDQMLPEGIMFQRVERADRLGLQVMIHAIGDEANSRILDLYQAVAEKNGAADRRFRIEHAQHLRPTDIPRFGRQMVIASMQPYHAADDGRWCEKRIGPARAKSAYAFRSLLDSGAVLAFGSDWTVAPLNPLEGIKAAVTRQTLDGKYPGGWFPEQRITLDEALRAYTLGSAYAEFCDKAKGTITPGKLADVVLLDRDLYKIDPIQINQAKVLLTVMDGNILYQR; encoded by the coding sequence ATGGACACGACTCAACCCATTGCCGAAGCGGTTGCAATCCTGGGCAACAGGATTGCCACAGTGGGTTCGACGGCTGAAACCCAAACATTAGCGGGACCTCGAACACGGACGATTGACGCTGGAGGAAATACCCTCTTACCCGGGTTCAATGATTCGCATGTGCATTTCCTGGCTGGTGGTTTTTCGCTGGGGAATGTCGATTTGCGCCAAACCCTTTCTCTGGATGAGTTGGCGGACGGTGTGCGCGATTATGCGGCCAGGCTCCCGAAGGGAAGTTGGATTCTTGGAGGCGATTGGGACCACGAAAAGTGGCCCGGCGCGCCATTGCCAACCAAAGCAGTGATTGATGCGGTGCTGCGCGATTACCCGGTGTTTATCAATCGGCTGGACGGCCACATGGCGCTGGCCAATAGCCTGGCGCTGCGGTTTGCCGGAATAACCAAACAAACCCCAGACCCACCGGGAGGGGTAATCGTGCGAGACTGTGCGAGCGGCGAACCGACGGGCCTGCTCAAGGATGCCGCCCAAAGTTTGGTGGAACGGGTGATCCCGGAGAAAACGTTCGAAGAAAAACGTGCCGCTGCCTTGGCCGCAACCCGCCACGCCGCGCAAGCGGGCGTGACAAGCCTTACCGATGTGTCCGCCGGTGAAGACGTTGGCCTTTACCAATTCATGGCCCAGCGGGGCGAGTTGAAAACGCGCATCTATGCGCTCCACTCGATTGTTTCCTGGGACGTCCTGGCCAAGGCCGGTGTCCGTGCAGCCTTCGGCGGGGATATGCTGCGCTTTGGCGGTTTGAAAGGGTTCGCAGACGGCAGCCTCGGTTCCTCAACAGCCTTGTTTTTTGAGGGTTATAGCGACGCACCGGAGAACCGGGGGCTGCTGTTCGACCAGATGCTCCCGGAAGGGATCATGTTCCAGCGGGTGGAAAGGGCAGACCGCCTCGGGTTGCAAGTGATGATCCATGCTATCGGTGACGAGGCCAATTCGAGAATTCTGGACCTTTACCAAGCGGTGGCTGAGAAAAATGGCGCCGCGGACCGCCGGTTCCGAATCGAGCACGCGCAGCATCTGCGGCCCACCGATATCCCTCGGTTTGGCAGGCAAATGGTCATCGCTTCGATGCAACCCTACCATGCGGCCGACGATGGCCGTTGGTGCGAAAAGCGAATCGGCCCGGCGCGGGCCAAAAGCGCCTACGCCTTCCGCTCGCTCCTCGATAGCGGGGCGGTGCTGGCGTTCGGGTCGGACTGGACGGTTGCCCCGCTCAATCCGCTGGAAGGGATCAAAGCCGCCGTGACCCGCCAGACTCTCGATGGCAAATATCCCGGCGGCTGGTTCCCCGAGCAGAGGATTACTCTCGATGAAGCCCTGCGCGCCTACACCCTCGGTTCCGCCTATGCCGAGTTTTGCGATAAGGCAAAAGGGACCATCACGCCCGGGAAGCTTGCGGATGTGGTCCTCCTGGACAGGGACCTATACAAGATCGATCCCATTCAAATAAACCAGGCTAAGGTTTTGCTCACTGTCATGGACGGCAACATCCTTTACCAACGCTGA